The Stenotrophomonas maltophilia genome includes a region encoding these proteins:
- a CDS encoding DUF924 family protein, whose product MDVAAQVVEFWKEAGPAKWFARDDAFDAQFRQLFLDEHFAAASRAREHWLGSAEGALALMLLLDQFPRNCFRGTAHSYATDGLARHYAMRAIEEGLDLQLVPKLRAFIYLPFEHSEDPMDQDRSVAMFDVLGDKEYLQYAELHRDIIRRFGRFPHRNAVLGRLPTAEELDYLAEGGFAG is encoded by the coding sequence ATGGACGTTGCCGCGCAAGTGGTGGAATTCTGGAAAGAAGCGGGCCCTGCGAAGTGGTTCGCCCGCGACGATGCGTTCGACGCGCAGTTCCGCCAGTTGTTCCTGGATGAGCATTTCGCCGCCGCTTCGCGCGCGCGCGAGCATTGGCTGGGCAGTGCCGAAGGGGCATTGGCGCTGATGCTGCTGCTGGACCAGTTCCCGCGCAACTGCTTCCGTGGGACCGCCCATTCCTACGCCACCGATGGCCTGGCCCGGCACTACGCCATGCGCGCCATCGAGGAAGGCCTGGACCTGCAGCTGGTACCGAAGCTGCGCGCCTTCATCTACCTGCCGTTCGAGCACTCCGAGGATCCGATGGACCAGGACCGTTCGGTGGCGATGTTCGACGTGCTGGGTGACAAGGAGTACCTGCAGTACGCCGAACTGCACCGCGACATCATCCGCCGCTTCGGGCGCTTCCCGCATCGCAATGCCGTGCTCGGTCGCTTGCCCACGGCGGAAGAGCTGGATTACCTGGCCGAAGGCGGCTTCGCCGGGTAG
- a CDS encoding polysaccharide deacetylase family protein: MSNAGTLHRIPTRPWRWLPWLVASQLAVILVWVLAGWHWALPLMVASHALFMVPIFLPNSRFYAPVLSRVPDAGNSVWLTIDDGPGPETRAVLDLLDRHQARATFFLVGDRALAQPELVAEILRRGHDLGNHSLSHPQARFWRLGPAAMRAEIEGCQHALQALSGHPVRWYRSVVGMTNPFVAPVLKALGLVRVGWSARGYDRVSCTPEGVLARLLPDLRPGAIVLLHEGAAHGHNLAIIERVLQALDERGLKARLPVS; the protein is encoded by the coding sequence ATGAGCAACGCAGGAACATTGCATCGCATCCCGACCCGGCCCTGGCGCTGGCTGCCCTGGCTGGTGGCGTCGCAGTTGGCCGTGATCCTGGTATGGGTACTGGCAGGCTGGCACTGGGCCCTGCCGCTGATGGTGGCCAGTCACGCGCTGTTCATGGTGCCGATATTCCTGCCCAACAGCCGTTTCTACGCGCCGGTATTGAGCCGGGTGCCGGACGCTGGCAACAGTGTCTGGCTGACGATCGATGACGGACCCGGCCCGGAAACCCGTGCCGTGCTCGACCTCCTGGACCGCCACCAGGCGCGTGCGACCTTCTTCCTGGTGGGGGACCGTGCACTGGCGCAGCCGGAACTGGTGGCCGAGATCCTGCGCCGTGGCCACGATCTCGGCAATCACAGTCTCAGCCACCCGCAGGCCCGCTTCTGGCGCCTGGGCCCAGCGGCGATGCGGGCCGAGATCGAAGGCTGCCAGCATGCGCTGCAGGCGCTGAGCGGGCATCCGGTGCGCTGGTATCGCTCGGTGGTGGGCATGACCAACCCGTTCGTGGCGCCGGTGTTGAAGGCGCTGGGCCTGGTGCGCGTGGGCTGGAGTGCCCGCGGTTACGACCGCGTCAGCTGCACGCCGGAGGGCGTGCTGGCGCGGTTGCTGCCGGACCTGCGCCCAGGGGCCATCGTGCTGCTGCACGAGGGCGCCGCCCACGGCCACAATCTGGCGATCATCGAGCGCGTGCTGCAGGCGCTGGACGAGCGCGGCCTGAAGGCGCGGCTGCCGGTCAGCTGA
- a CDS encoding amidohydrolase: MASTLLRAGVALALLSLSTAPAVGASRFVADPYPSTYQAHPDAPVLIHNATVLTGTGQRLDNADVLLRDGRIVAVGRQLQADAGVTRIDAQGKWVTPGLIDVHSHLGVYPSPGVGAHSDGNEMTAPVTANVWAEHSVWPQDPGFATALAGGVTSMQVLPGSANLVGGRGVTLKNVPAITYQAMKFPGAPWGLKMACGENPKRVYGEGKGVTPATRMGNVAGYRAAFIDAADYIAKNKPKPAKRKSWFGSDKGDSAGDAGGKRDLKLDTLAGAIEGDIRVHIHCYRADEMATMLDLAKEFGFKVAAFHHGVEAYKLADRLAADGVCGALWADWWGFKMEAFDGIPENIALVDRPKNSCAIVHSDSPEGIQRLNQEAAKVMASARRARMPEITPEHAITWMTANAAKALGIEGQTGTLEAGKMADVVVWNGNPFSSYALAEQVFIDGRRLYDRSAPAAPPRSDFQLGQEVR; encoded by the coding sequence ATGGCATCGACGTTGTTGCGCGCCGGGGTGGCCCTGGCGCTGCTTTCATTGAGTACGGCTCCGGCGGTGGGCGCCTCGCGCTTTGTCGCCGATCCCTACCCCAGCACCTACCAGGCCCATCCCGATGCGCCGGTACTGATCCACAACGCCACCGTGCTGACCGGTACCGGCCAGCGCCTGGACAACGCCGATGTGCTGCTGCGCGACGGCCGCATCGTTGCCGTCGGCCGCCAGCTGCAGGCCGATGCGGGCGTCACCCGCATTGATGCACAGGGCAAGTGGGTCACTCCGGGCCTGATCGACGTGCATTCGCACCTGGGCGTGTATCCCAGCCCGGGTGTCGGTGCGCACAGCGACGGCAACGAGATGACCGCACCGGTCACCGCCAACGTCTGGGCCGAACACTCGGTGTGGCCGCAGGACCCGGGCTTCGCCACCGCGCTGGCCGGCGGCGTGACCAGCATGCAGGTACTGCCGGGCTCGGCCAACCTTGTCGGTGGCCGCGGCGTGACGCTGAAGAACGTCCCGGCCATCACCTACCAGGCGATGAAGTTCCCCGGTGCGCCGTGGGGCCTGAAAATGGCCTGCGGCGAGAACCCCAAGCGGGTCTATGGCGAGGGCAAGGGCGTGACCCCGGCCACGCGCATGGGCAACGTGGCCGGCTATCGTGCCGCCTTCATCGATGCCGCCGACTACATCGCCAAGAACAAACCCAAGCCGGCCAAGCGCAAGAGCTGGTTCGGCAGCGACAAGGGCGACAGCGCCGGTGATGCCGGCGGCAAGCGCGATCTCAAGCTGGACACGCTGGCCGGCGCGATCGAAGGCGACATCCGCGTGCACATCCACTGCTACCGCGCCGACGAGATGGCCACCATGCTCGATCTGGCCAAGGAATTCGGCTTCAAGGTAGCCGCCTTCCACCACGGCGTGGAGGCCTACAAGCTGGCCGACAGGCTGGCCGCCGACGGCGTCTGCGGTGCGCTGTGGGCCGACTGGTGGGGCTTCAAGATGGAAGCCTTCGACGGCATTCCGGAGAACATCGCGCTGGTCGACCGGCCGAAGAACAGCTGCGCCATCGTCCACTCCGATTCACCCGAGGGCATCCAGCGCCTGAACCAGGAAGCAGCCAAGGTGATGGCGTCCGCGCGCCGCGCGCGCATGCCGGAGATCACGCCCGAACACGCCATCACCTGGATGACCGCCAACGCTGCCAAGGCGCTGGGCATTGAAGGCCAGACCGGCACCCTGGAGGCCGGCAAGATGGCCGACGTGGTGGTCTGGAACGGCAACCCCTTCAGTTCGTATGCGCTGGCCGAGCAGGTCTTCATTGATGGCCGCAGGTTGTACGACCGCAGTGCACCGGCAGCGCCGCCGCGTTCTGATTTCCAGCTTGGCCAGGAGGTGCGCTGA
- a CDS encoding pyridoxal phosphate-dependent aminotransferase → MSTNSPKPLAIRERLSEVRYEIRGELARRARELEAQGRKLIKLNIGNPGAFGFRAPEHLQRAIADDMGRTDPYTHQQGLPVAREAIASYYARRGAPDAHPDRVFLGNGVSELIDLSLRALLNPGDEVLVPSPDYPLWSASTILNDGRPVYYRCAPENGFQPDPSEIETLVSSRTRAIVLINPNNPSGASYPRELLERVVEIARRHNLLLLVDEIYDQILYDDAVFQPVAPLAGDHPCLTFSGLSKVHRACGWRVGWAHLSGDDARLGDFRAALDLLGALRLCANVPGQYAIEAAVNGPDTISELCTPGGRLYETRRAVIEACEASEHLSLVAPAGALYAFPAVVGAAAKGFDDHNFALDLMNNEGVLVVPGSSFNVPYRHHFRVTLMPEASVMRDVFARIDRVLARRAEDATKVVPLKPRRSVA, encoded by the coding sequence ATGTCCACCAACTCGCCCAAGCCCCTGGCCATCCGCGAGCGCCTTTCCGAAGTGCGCTACGAAATCCGCGGAGAACTGGCGCGGCGAGCCCGGGAGCTGGAGGCGCAGGGCCGCAAGCTGATCAAGCTCAACATCGGCAATCCGGGCGCTTTCGGCTTCCGTGCGCCGGAGCACCTGCAGCGTGCGATCGCTGACGACATGGGCCGCACCGACCCGTACACGCACCAGCAGGGCCTGCCGGTGGCACGTGAAGCCATCGCCAGCTACTACGCCCGCCGTGGCGCGCCCGATGCGCACCCGGACCGCGTCTTCCTCGGCAACGGCGTCAGCGAACTGATCGACCTGTCGCTGCGTGCGCTGCTCAACCCGGGCGATGAAGTGCTGGTGCCCTCGCCCGACTACCCGCTGTGGTCGGCCTCGACCATCCTCAACGATGGCCGTCCGGTGTACTACCGCTGCGCACCGGAGAACGGCTTCCAGCCGGACCCGAGCGAGATCGAGACGCTGGTGTCCTCGCGCACCCGCGCCATCGTGCTGATCAATCCGAACAACCCCAGCGGCGCCAGCTACCCGCGCGAACTGCTGGAGCGCGTGGTCGAGATCGCACGCCGCCACAACCTGTTGCTGCTGGTCGACGAGATCTACGACCAGATCCTGTACGACGACGCGGTGTTCCAGCCGGTCGCGCCGCTGGCCGGTGATCATCCGTGCCTGACCTTCAGCGGCCTGAGCAAGGTGCACCGCGCCTGCGGCTGGCGCGTGGGCTGGGCCCACCTCAGCGGCGACGATGCCCGCCTGGGTGACTTCCGCGCGGCACTGGACCTGTTGGGCGCGCTGCGCCTGTGCGCCAACGTGCCGGGCCAGTACGCCATCGAGGCCGCGGTGAACGGTCCGGACACCATTTCCGAACTGTGCACGCCGGGCGGCCGCCTGTATGAAACCCGCCGCGCGGTCATCGAGGCCTGCGAAGCCAGCGAGCACCTGTCGCTGGTCGCACCGGCCGGCGCGCTGTACGCGTTCCCGGCCGTGGTCGGCGCCGCTGCGAAGGGCTTCGACGACCACAACTTCGCGCTGGACCTGATGAACAACGAAGGCGTGCTGGTGGTGCCGGGCTCGAGCTTCAACGTGCCCTACCGCCATCATTTCCGCGTGACCCTGATGCCGGAGGCCTCGGTGATGCGCGATGTGTTCGCGCGCATCGACCGCGTGCTGGCGCGGCGTGCCGAGGACGCGACCAAGGTCGTGCCGCTGAAGCCTCGCCGCTCGGTGGCCTGA
- a CDS encoding SGNH/GDSL hydrolase family protein has protein sequence MALSYLALGDSYTIGEAVAVEGRWPHQLAAALRAQDVALADPQTIATTGWTTDELDAGIDAAAPQGPFDFVSLLIGVNNQYRGRPLDEYRSQFQALLQRAIGFAGGDAGRVLVLSFPDWGATPFGVGSGRDLAAIEIETDEFNAAAEVISTRHGAAFVDITDISRAQGEDPTMIAEDGLHPSARMYALWSARALPVAAHLLGGTD, from the coding sequence GTGGCGCTGTCCTACCTGGCGCTGGGCGATTCGTACACCATCGGTGAAGCGGTTGCAGTCGAAGGCCGTTGGCCACACCAGCTGGCCGCCGCGCTGCGCGCGCAGGACGTGGCGCTGGCCGACCCGCAGACCATTGCGACCACCGGCTGGACGACCGACGAGCTCGATGCGGGTATCGACGCGGCTGCACCGCAGGGCCCGTTCGATTTCGTCAGCCTGCTGATCGGCGTCAACAACCAGTACCGCGGGCGTCCGCTGGACGAGTACCGCAGCCAGTTCCAGGCCCTGCTGCAGCGGGCGATCGGCTTCGCCGGCGGTGATGCCGGCCGCGTGCTGGTGCTGTCCTTCCCCGATTGGGGCGCCACCCCGTTCGGTGTCGGCAGTGGCCGCGACCTGGCCGCGATCGAGATCGAGACCGACGAATTCAATGCCGCCGCCGAGGTGATCAGTACCCGGCACGGCGCAGCCTTCGTCGACATCACCGACATCAGCCGCGCGCAGGGCGAAGACCCGACGATGATCGCCGAGGACGGCCTGCATCCTTCAGCGCGGATGTACGCCCTGTGGAGCGCGCGCGCGCTGCCGGTTGCCGCGCATCTGCTTGGCGGCACGGACTGA
- a CDS encoding DegV family protein, giving the protein MRIGIVVDSACDLPQDFIAEHNIVLLPITVRIGEAVLADHRDEQATLSFLHAHVAEHGAEAETIPFSVNQIRDLFLQQLVIDYDHVFCMTITKTRSPIHDNALQASFAILNDYKPVRQAAGYNSPFALRVLDTQNLFAAQAVTAVEAVRLRESNASVQQIRERLEELAGNVHGYMVTRDLYYMRARARHKGDRSVGLLSAALGSALDIKPVLHGYRGETGPVAKIKGFDNAVQKLFAVVGQRVRAGLMTPTVCVSYGGELDELRALPGYAQLKEVCATHGVTVYESVMSLTGMVNVGKGAVTVGFADGPHRFE; this is encoded by the coding sequence ATGCGCATCGGAATCGTCGTCGACTCGGCCTGCGACCTGCCGCAGGACTTCATTGCCGAGCACAACATCGTGCTGCTGCCGATCACCGTCCGCATCGGCGAAGCCGTGCTGGCCGATCACCGCGATGAGCAGGCCACGCTGAGCTTCCTGCACGCGCACGTGGCCGAACACGGCGCCGAGGCGGAAACCATTCCCTTCAGTGTCAACCAGATCCGCGACCTGTTCCTGCAGCAGCTGGTGATCGATTACGACCACGTGTTCTGCATGACCATCACCAAGACCCGCAGCCCGATCCATGACAACGCGCTGCAGGCCAGCTTCGCCATCCTCAACGACTACAAGCCGGTGCGCCAGGCGGCAGGCTACAACTCACCGTTCGCGCTGCGCGTGCTCGATACCCAGAACCTGTTCGCCGCGCAGGCGGTTACGGCGGTGGAAGCCGTGCGCCTGCGCGAGAGCAACGCCAGCGTGCAGCAGATCCGGGAGCGGCTGGAGGAACTGGCCGGCAACGTGCACGGCTACATGGTCACCCGTGACCTGTACTACATGCGTGCGCGCGCACGGCACAAGGGTGACCGCAGTGTCGGCCTGCTCAGCGCCGCACTGGGCAGCGCGCTGGACATCAAGCCGGTGCTGCATGGCTACCGCGGCGAGACCGGGCCGGTGGCCAAGATCAAGGGATTCGACAATGCCGTGCAGAAGCTGTTCGCGGTGGTCGGCCAGCGCGTACGTGCCGGACTGATGACGCCGACGGTGTGCGTCAGCTACGGCGGAGAACTGGACGAGCTGCGTGCCCTGCCCGGCTACGCACAGCTGAAAGAGGTCTGCGCCACCCATGGCGTGACCGTGTACGAATCGGTGATGAGCCTGACCGGCATGGTCAACGTCGGCAAGGGCGCGGTCACCGTAGGCTTCGCCGATGGGCCGCATCGGTTCGAATGA
- a CDS encoding 2-hydroxychromene-2-carboxylate isomerase → MATLRWYFDFVSPYSYLHWQKLKQLPQFAQIQTVPIAFGAVLHHLGNLGPAEIPAKRRFMYRQLQWTAQAEGTPMRFPPGHPFNPLSALRLCLAAGASAQAVDVLFDWIWRDGHAGDSAEALREPGAQLGIEDVASAIAAPAVKEQLRRNTEAAIGAGVFGVPTLAIDQELFWGNDAHPLMAAVLADPALLQQPEWQRLDSLPVAVQRDR, encoded by the coding sequence ATGGCCACCCTGCGCTGGTACTTCGACTTCGTCTCGCCCTACTCCTACCTGCACTGGCAGAAGCTGAAACAGTTGCCGCAGTTCGCGCAGATCCAGACCGTGCCGATCGCCTTCGGCGCGGTGCTGCATCACCTGGGCAATCTCGGGCCGGCCGAGATTCCGGCCAAGCGCCGTTTCATGTACCGCCAGCTGCAATGGACCGCGCAGGCCGAGGGCACGCCGATGCGCTTCCCGCCCGGCCATCCGTTCAATCCGTTGTCGGCGCTGCGCCTGTGCCTGGCCGCCGGAGCCAGCGCACAGGCGGTGGACGTGCTGTTCGACTGGATCTGGCGCGACGGCCATGCCGGTGACAGCGCCGAGGCCCTGCGCGAACCGGGTGCGCAGCTGGGCATCGAGGATGTCGCCAGCGCCATCGCCGCCCCGGCGGTCAAGGAACAGCTGCGGCGCAACACCGAGGCCGCAATCGGCGCCGGGGTGTTCGGGGTCCCGACCCTGGCCATCGACCAGGAACTGTTCTGGGGCAACGACGCCCATCCGCTGATGGCGGCCGTGCTGGCCGATCCCGCCCTGCTGCAGCAGCCCGAATGGCAACGCCTGGACAGCCTGCCGGTGGCGGTACAGCGCGATCGCTGA
- a CDS encoding AMP nucleosidase: MKSKQEIVDNWLPRYTGVPLDQFGQHILLTNFGGYLHTFSELTGAPVIGLDRPMASATIDGITMINFGMGSPNAAIIMDLLSAVMPKAVLFLGKCGGLKRKNQLGDLVLPIAAIRGEGTSGDYLPPEVPALPAFALQRAVSTMIRDLGHDYWTGTVYTTNRRVWEHDEAFKERLRAMRCMAIDMETATVFAAGFANHIPSGALLLVSDQPMIPDGVKTEASDAKVSSQFVENHIQIGIEALKLIRRNGKSVRHLRFDE, from the coding sequence ATGAAAAGCAAGCAGGAAATCGTCGACAACTGGCTGCCCCGGTATACCGGGGTGCCTCTGGACCAGTTCGGCCAGCACATCCTGCTGACCAACTTCGGCGGCTACCTGCATACCTTTTCCGAGCTGACCGGTGCGCCGGTCATCGGCCTGGACCGGCCGATGGCAAGCGCCACGATCGACGGCATCACCATGATCAACTTCGGCATGGGCAGCCCCAATGCCGCGATCATCATGGACCTGCTGTCGGCGGTGATGCCCAAGGCGGTGCTGTTCCTGGGAAAGTGCGGCGGCCTCAAGCGCAAGAACCAGCTGGGCGACCTGGTGCTGCCGATCGCTGCGATCCGTGGCGAGGGTACCTCGGGTGACTACCTGCCGCCGGAAGTGCCGGCGTTGCCGGCGTTCGCGCTGCAGCGTGCGGTCTCGACCATGATCCGCGACCTCGGCCACGACTATTGGACCGGTACCGTCTACACCACCAACCGCCGGGTCTGGGAGCATGACGAGGCCTTCAAGGAGCGGCTGCGGGCGATGCGCTGCATGGCCATCGACATGGAAACCGCCACCGTGTTCGCCGCCGGCTTCGCCAACCACATCCCCAGCGGCGCGCTGCTGCTGGTCTCGGACCAGCCGATGATCCCCGATGGGGTCAAGACCGAGGCCTCCGATGCCAAGGTCAGCTCCCAGTTCGTGGAAAACCATATCCAGATCGGTATCGAGGCGCTTAAGCTTATCCGGCGCAACGGCAAGTCGGTCCGCCACCTGCGCTTCGACGAATGA
- a CDS encoding class I SAM-dependent methyltransferase, whose translation MDGTPRNGPPLPCAPLTAPQARLIAEAFRPAQAWGSRRDYYYTRGKLGSDPLYDGVLQHLPDDGQPVLDLGCGLGLFAHVLRQRGGTQRYLGVDVDAGKIARAQRAAVELHDVRFDCVDVQAPLPAQAGHVLLLDVLQYLDADPQQALLRAASARVAPGGCLLLRTPLATGDGRDRTTRVADRLAWLVGWMGTRPRHYPDPQVLQATLTEAGLQVAAPRPLHGRTPFNSWLLVARRNR comes from the coding sequence ATGGACGGCACGCCACGGAACGGCCCGCCCCTGCCCTGTGCTCCCCTGACGGCCCCGCAGGCCCGCTTGATCGCCGAAGCGTTCCGCCCGGCGCAGGCCTGGGGCAGCCGCCGCGACTACTACTACACCCGCGGCAAGCTCGGCAGCGATCCGCTGTACGACGGCGTGCTGCAGCATCTGCCTGACGACGGGCAGCCGGTGCTGGACCTCGGCTGCGGGCTGGGCCTGTTCGCCCATGTACTGCGCCAGCGCGGCGGCACCCAGCGCTACCTGGGCGTGGACGTGGATGCGGGCAAGATCGCCCGCGCGCAACGTGCCGCCGTCGAGCTGCATGACGTGCGCTTCGACTGCGTGGACGTGCAGGCGCCACTGCCGGCGCAGGCCGGGCACGTCCTGCTGCTGGACGTGCTGCAGTACCTGGACGCGGACCCACAGCAGGCACTGCTGCGCGCGGCCAGTGCACGGGTGGCCCCCGGCGGCTGCCTGCTGCTGCGCACGCCGCTGGCCACCGGCGATGGCCGCGACCGCACCACGCGGGTGGCGGATCGGCTGGCCTGGCTGGTCGGCTGGATGGGCACGCGGCCGCGCCACTATCCTGACCCGCAGGTCCTGCAGGCGACACTGACCGAAGCGGGATTGCAGGTGGCCGCCCCCCGGCCACTGCATGGGCGTACGCCGTTCAACAGCTGGCTGCTGGTAGCGCGGCGGAACCGGTAG
- the grxD gene encoding Grx4 family monothiol glutaredoxin, translating to MSLDPALRSRIESILNANRVVLFMKGQPSMPQCGFSAKAVGALQDLGVEFAHVNVLADQEIREGIKAYGDWPTIPQLYIDGELVGGSDIVLQMAASGELSSVLGLAAPDRTPPSITVTPAAVEMLKGALADAPGAALQLTIDAGFQPNFQLAPHDEGAIAAESNGLRVQFDLSSARRANGITIDWVDDIRGKGLAIDNPNAPKPVQEISVRDADDLVRAGNITLVDVRPADERAIAAVGVPFRSFDGNGRAELEALPKDTALAFMCHHGGRSAQAAEQFRALGFTKVFNVTGGINAWSEDVDNGVPKY from the coding sequence ATGTCCCTCGATCCCGCCCTGCGTTCGCGCATCGAATCCATCCTCAACGCCAACCGCGTCGTGCTGTTCATGAAGGGCCAGCCGTCGATGCCGCAGTGTGGCTTCTCGGCCAAGGCCGTGGGCGCGCTGCAGGACCTCGGTGTCGAGTTCGCCCACGTCAACGTGCTGGCCGACCAGGAAATCCGTGAAGGCATCAAGGCCTACGGCGACTGGCCGACCATCCCGCAGCTGTACATCGACGGCGAACTGGTCGGCGGCAGCGACATCGTGCTGCAGATGGCCGCCAGCGGCGAACTGAGCAGCGTGCTGGGCCTGGCCGCACCGGACCGCACCCCGCCGAGCATCACCGTCACCCCGGCCGCTGTGGAAATGCTCAAGGGCGCGCTGGCCGACGCCCCGGGCGCTGCCCTGCAGCTGACCATCGACGCCGGCTTCCAGCCGAACTTCCAGCTGGCCCCGCATGACGAAGGCGCGATCGCTGCCGAGTCCAATGGGCTGCGCGTGCAGTTCGACCTGTCCAGCGCCCGTCGCGCCAACGGCATCACCATCGACTGGGTGGACGACATCCGCGGCAAGGGCCTGGCGATCGACAACCCGAACGCGCCGAAGCCGGTACAGGAAATCAGCGTGCGTGATGCCGACGACCTGGTGCGCGCCGGCAACATCACCCTGGTGGACGTGCGCCCGGCCGACGAGCGCGCCATCGCAGCCGTCGGCGTGCCGTTCAGGAGCTTCGACGGCAACGGCCGTGCGGAGCTGGAAGCCCTGCCGAAGGACACCGCGCTGGCCTTCATGTGCCACCACGGCGGCCGCAGCGCACAGGCTGCCGAGCAGTTCCGTGCACTGGGCTTCACCAAGGTGTTCAACGTCACCGGCGGCATCAATGCCTGGTCCGAAGACGTGGACAACGGCGTGCCGAAGTACTGA
- a CDS encoding amidohydrolase family protein, whose translation MVVLKQLTQSAAKGSRAWFGATVMVLACISASAQAQDLLVRNATVHTASARGSLHNADVLVQGGIIRAVGPGLSAPAGATVVEANGRPLTPALFGGITETGIEEVSGESSTVDSSLKLGEQPLRPEFDVTLAYNPASVLIPVTRLEGIGFTALGAATGGGFVAGQGGVMRLDGSADPIGPRALFLRIGAAASELTGHSRAAQWMLLQQMVDEARGQVAVDSPHALLTPAGRRTLSRYLAGQGRIVVEVDRASDIRQLLRWATREKVKIAIAGASEAWQVAPELAAAHVPVFVDVLANLPASFDQLGATLENAARLQRAGVAVSFVQRGDATHNARKMRQLAGNAVANGLPWADGLAGLTRVPAQAFGVADQIGSIEPGKRADLVLWEGDPLDVAHYAEQVWLGGRAMPMRSRQTDLRDRYLQRNAQP comes from the coding sequence ATGGTGGTGCTCAAGCAGTTGACGCAGTCTGCCGCGAAGGGCAGCCGAGCATGGTTCGGCGCTACTGTCATGGTGCTGGCCTGCATCTCCGCATCCGCACAGGCACAGGACCTGCTGGTGCGCAACGCAACGGTGCACACGGCCAGCGCACGCGGCAGCCTGCACAACGCCGATGTGCTGGTCCAGGGTGGCATCATCCGCGCGGTCGGCCCCGGCCTGTCCGCGCCGGCCGGGGCGACCGTGGTCGAAGCCAATGGCAGGCCGCTGACCCCGGCCCTGTTCGGTGGCATCACCGAAACCGGCATCGAAGAGGTCTCGGGTGAATCGAGCACGGTGGACAGTTCGTTGAAGCTCGGTGAGCAGCCGCTGCGCCCGGAATTCGACGTCACGCTCGCCTACAACCCGGCCTCGGTGCTGATTCCGGTCACGCGCCTGGAAGGCATCGGCTTCACTGCATTGGGGGCAGCCACTGGTGGTGGTTTCGTGGCCGGCCAGGGCGGCGTAATGCGGCTGGACGGCAGCGCCGACCCGATCGGCCCGCGTGCCCTGTTCCTGCGCATCGGCGCGGCCGCCTCCGAACTGACCGGCCATTCGCGCGCCGCGCAATGGATGCTGCTGCAACAGATGGTCGACGAAGCTCGCGGCCAGGTTGCTGTGGATTCGCCGCACGCGCTGTTGACCCCGGCCGGGCGCCGTACGCTCAGTCGCTACCTGGCCGGCCAGGGCCGCATCGTGGTGGAGGTGGATCGTGCCTCGGACATCCGCCAGCTGCTGCGCTGGGCCACACGCGAGAAGGTAAAGATCGCCATTGCCGGTGCCAGCGAAGCCTGGCAGGTCGCGCCGGAGCTGGCCGCTGCGCACGTGCCGGTATTCGTCGACGTGCTGGCCAACCTGCCGGCCAGCTTCGACCAGCTCGGTGCCACCCTGGAAAACGCCGCGCGCCTGCAGCGTGCCGGCGTGGCGGTTTCTTTCGTGCAGCGCGGCGATGCCACCCACAACGCGCGCAAGATGCGCCAGCTGGCTGGCAATGCAGTGGCCAACGGCCTGCCCTGGGCTGACGGTCTGGCCGGGCTGACCCGGGTACCCGCACAGGCGTTCGGCGTGGCCGACCAGATCGGCAGCATCGAGCCCGGCAAGCGCGCCGACCTGGTGCTGTGGGAAGGCGACCCGCTGGACGTGGCGCACTATGCCGAACAGGTCTGGCTGGGCGGGCGTGCGATGCCGATGCGCTCGCGCCAGACCGACCTGCGTGATCGCTACCTGCAGCGCAATGCGCAGCCCTGA